One region of Flavobacterium sp. GSB-24 genomic DNA includes:
- a CDS encoding RagB/SusD family nutrient uptake outer membrane protein, protein MKKILKYLGLPVLIAGLIWSCDDLEVPITTQLTPEVFPQNSTQYIQTTGPVYAAFRGEFSFAWWWSQSLSTDEAILPSRGGNWFDNRNYISMHYHDWNADNGIIGSLWDWSSKVIGTSNQAISILRQTMPEGAEKKTLISELKTMRAISYFMLMDSYGDVPLDTLYGDFTSHAKTPRKEVFNFIESELKNAVPNLNPAAGITTYGRPNKQTANAMLAKLYLNAEVYTGTQRYNECIAACDEVINSNLYAVEPRATYLQMFYPANGPQMKEFIFAVPYDPAAVTVGYNGQMYHARYDVPRSERTKFGLPYTPSAPRSTLPEFYAYFNDANDIRNKQWLTGLQYMNDGVTPVMVTTTKKGYDQFYTGSDGGATYTYQVNLTPDIILRQSVALFDLGNDEIAWNMGYRNIKFYPDATSTNRNQKNDVPFLRYSDVLLMKAESILRGGAVTLGQSADALINMVRSNRTTSAALSGVTLEELYKERSREFAWEAWHRNDMIRFGKYEGQWGYKTNTDVYRRVFPIPTNAMVLNPALIQNDGY, encoded by the coding sequence ATGAAAAAGATATTAAAATATTTAGGACTTCCAGTACTTATAGCTGGTTTAATATGGTCTTGTGACGATCTAGAAGTGCCTATTACAACACAATTAACACCTGAAGTATTTCCTCAAAACTCAACACAATATATTCAAACTACTGGACCTGTTTATGCAGCTTTCCGCGGTGAATTTTCATTTGCCTGGTGGTGGTCTCAATCTTTATCTACAGATGAAGCTATTTTGCCGTCAAGAGGAGGTAACTGGTTCGATAATAGAAACTATATTTCGATGCATTATCATGATTGGAATGCTGATAATGGTATTATCGGAAGTCTTTGGGATTGGTCTTCTAAAGTGATAGGAACAAGTAATCAGGCAATTTCTATTTTAAGACAAACAATGCCGGAGGGTGCAGAGAAAAAAACTTTGATTTCAGAGTTAAAAACTATGCGTGCTATTTCGTATTTCATGTTAATGGACAGTTATGGAGATGTACCTTTGGATACCTTATATGGAGATTTTACATCTCATGCTAAAACACCAAGAAAAGAGGTTTTCAATTTTATTGAGAGTGAATTAAAAAATGCAGTTCCCAATCTAAATCCAGCAGCAGGAATTACAACCTATGGTAGACCAAATAAACAGACCGCTAATGCAATGCTTGCTAAATTGTATTTAAATGCTGAAGTTTATACAGGGACACAACGTTACAATGAATGTATTGCAGCTTGTGATGAGGTAATTAACTCTAATTTATATGCTGTTGAACCAAGAGCGACGTATTTGCAAATGTTTTATCCAGCAAACGGACCACAAATGAAAGAGTTCATTTTTGCAGTACCTTATGATCCAGCAGCCGTTACAGTTGGTTATAACGGACAAATGTATCACGCTCGTTATGATGTACCACGTTCTGAAAGAACTAAGTTTGGTCTTCCTTATACACCAAGTGCACCAAGAAGTACGCTGCCAGAATTTTATGCTTATTTCAATGATGCAAATGACATTCGTAACAAACAGTGGCTTACGGGTCTCCAGTATATGAATGATGGAGTTACACCAGTAATGGTTACTACAACCAAAAAAGGATATGATCAATTTTATACAGGATCTGATGGCGGTGCAACTTACACGTATCAGGTAAATTTAACACCAGATATTATTCTTCGTCAAAGTGTAGCCTTATTCGATCTTGGAAACGATGAAATTGCTTGGAATATGGGGTATAGAAATATTAAATTTTATCCAGATGCAACATCAACAAATCGTAACCAAAAGAACGACGTTCCTTTCTTGCGTTACTCAGATGTTCTTTTAATGAAAGCAGAGTCAATTCTTCGAGGTGGAGCAGTAACTTTAGGACAAAGTGCAGATGCATTAATAAATATGGTTCGCTCTAACCGTACAACATCTGCAGCCTTGAGCGGTGTAACTTTAGAAGAGCTTTACAAAGAAAGAAGCCGTGAATTTGCTTGGGAAGCTTGGCATAGAAATGATATGATCCGTTTTGGAAAATATGAAGGGCAATGGGGATACAAAACCAATACAGATGTTTATCGTCGTGTTTTCCCAATTCCAACCAACGCGATGGTCTTAAATCCAGCCCTGATTCAGAACGATGGATATTAA
- a CDS encoding ATP-binding protein, whose amino-acid sequence MYQNVRILKDIVDHTPLPIAVYTGDNLKIELANTAMIQLWGKGNNVIGKNYLDILPEIKKDSFFDEALNVLKTGIPFHAQDKKVDLISNGVTNSYYFNYSFIPLIDEQGKIYGVMNTGADVTDLHMATQQVQSAEERLRIAIESSGMGTYEIDLVTKKIKTCGNFNSICAIESEISTEELVAKLHPDDLAAREKAHKEAESTGKICYEARIVNKDKSIRWTKINGKIIKDENGIPITIIGIIQDISEQRQFEEELKKQVAYSTEELRRSNDDLLHFANVVSHDLREPVRKIKIFNTLLKNEKEINFNESSKKYLHKIDQSTLRMNNIIEGILSYSTIDKTKQSIEKINLNEVIDGIKTDLELIIKEKGAILSSCDLPEIEGAPILITQLFYNLIQNALKFSKADEPPRVIITCANTTLNGEDAVQIVVKDNGIGLDSVFAERIFNAFERLNSKDEYEGNGLGLSLCRKIAKRHHGTITATGEKDNGAEFTVTLPLKQTTQSI is encoded by the coding sequence ATGTATCAAAATGTGAGGATCTTAAAAGATATAGTTGACCATACACCATTGCCTATCGCAGTTTATACAGGTGATAATCTAAAAATTGAGCTTGCCAATACTGCTATGATTCAACTTTGGGGGAAAGGCAATAATGTAATAGGCAAAAATTATCTTGACATTCTTCCTGAGATTAAAAAAGATTCTTTTTTTGATGAGGCACTTAATGTACTTAAAACTGGAATTCCCTTTCATGCTCAAGACAAAAAGGTAGATCTAATTAGTAATGGCGTCACAAATTCATATTATTTCAATTATAGTTTCATTCCTCTTATTGATGAACAAGGAAAAATTTATGGAGTAATGAATACTGGCGCAGATGTAACTGATTTACATATGGCTACGCAACAGGTTCAGAGTGCAGAAGAAAGGCTTAGAATTGCAATAGAGTCATCTGGAATGGGAACTTATGAAATAGACCTTGTAACCAAAAAAATCAAAACCTGTGGGAATTTCAATTCTATATGCGCTATTGAATCAGAAATATCCACTGAAGAATTAGTCGCAAAACTTCATCCGGACGATTTAGCAGCTCGTGAAAAAGCACATAAAGAAGCTGAAAGCACAGGGAAAATATGTTATGAAGCTCGAATTGTAAATAAAGATAAATCCATACGATGGACAAAAATTAATGGCAAGATTATTAAAGATGAAAATGGAATTCCAATCACTATAATTGGAATTATTCAGGATATTAGTGAGCAGAGGCAATTTGAAGAAGAATTAAAAAAACAGGTTGCTTACAGCACCGAAGAACTAAGGAGATCAAATGATGATCTACTTCATTTTGCAAATGTAGTAAGTCACGATCTAAGAGAACCTGTAAGAAAAATTAAAATTTTCAATACTCTTTTAAAAAATGAAAAAGAAATTAATTTTAATGAGAGCAGTAAAAAATATCTCCATAAAATAGACCAGTCTACACTTAGAATGAACAATATAATAGAAGGTATTCTCAGCTACTCTACTATTGATAAAACCAAGCAGTCAATTGAAAAAATTAATCTCAATGAAGTTATTGACGGTATAAAAACAGACCTAGAACTGATTATAAAAGAGAAAGGCGCAATATTGAGTTCTTGTGACCTGCCCGAAATAGAAGGAGCGCCTATTCTTATTACACAGCTTTTTTATAACCTTATACAAAATGCATTAAAATTCTCAAAAGCAGATGAGCCGCCAAGAGTTATTATTACTTGTGCAAATACAACTTTAAATGGTGAAGATGCTGTACAAATTGTCGTTAAAGATAATGGCATCGGACTCGACTCTGTTTTCGCTGAAAGGATTTTTAATGCTTTTGAAAGATTAAATTCTAAAGACGAATATGAAGGAAATGGACTCGGGCTTTCGCTTTGCAGAAAAATAGCAAAAAGACATCATGGTACAATTACAGCCACCGGAGAAAAAGATAATGGAGCCGAATTTACAGTAACGCTTCCTTTAAAACAAACAACACAAAGTATATAA
- a CDS encoding GH92 family glycosyl hydrolase has product MKLNKIYKIGHIVIGLTLIFLVSCNAQKAVNLKKKQLSDMVYPLLDTENSRWFYFSSASRPFGMVNLNPDTEINGDWGGGYKYTTDTIKGFSHIHEWQMSGVSVMPITVEPENKLTIFKDFYSKFSHQTEIITPGYHSLKLDRYQIITELTSTQRVGFHRYTFPVKAQKAVLFNLNTILGPCENTNGKLEKNNDYELSGSLVLSTNFRRPKPLTVFFKIRTNEPITAIERDNLTGNYLVYFNKTKEQLLMKVGISYTSIENANNNIETELPNWDFNKTVDNSRNEWSNLLGRIKIEGGTETDQRRFYTDLWHALQGRKMISDANGSYPDNTGEKFRVGHLPVNADGKPKFNHYNSDAFWGAQWTINNLWGLVYPEIMEEFVYSLMQYYKDGGIIPRGPSGGNDTYVMTGASATPFIVSAIQKGIVKDDLEGIYTALKKNHMPGGIMEKAGYEHNTNIGGGLKYYLQKGYVPYPLPEGNFGSHEDGASQTLEYAYQDWTLAQLAKKLNHEEDYKYFMKRAQNYQNIFDSKIGWMRPKNVEGKWRENYDPYQYENGFIESNGAQSTWFVPHDIEGLAVLMGGKEKAVVKLNTQFETAKKQKYTSGTSHDAELHPEFSRIPVNFGNQPSMQTSNIFTVLGRPDLTQYWTRNVVKETFSGLSPSTGYNGDEDQGLMGSLNVLLKLGLFQMNGGTDQDAVYQIGSPIFNKISIDLNPKYYSGKTFVIKAASNSNENVYIKDIKYNHKEVQNFNLSHQDITSGGELILEMASQPNP; this is encoded by the coding sequence ATGAAACTAAATAAAATCTATAAAATAGGACACATTGTAATAGGTTTAACTCTTATTTTTTTAGTGTCATGCAATGCTCAGAAAGCTGTTAATTTAAAGAAAAAACAGCTGTCTGATATGGTATATCCGTTGTTGGACACCGAAAATTCTAGATGGTTTTACTTTTCATCAGCAAGTCGTCCCTTTGGAATGGTAAACCTAAATCCTGATACCGAAATTAACGGCGATTGGGGTGGCGGTTATAAATATACTACAGATACAATTAAAGGTTTCAGCCACATTCACGAATGGCAAATGTCAGGAGTATCAGTAATGCCCATAACAGTTGAACCAGAAAATAAATTAACAATCTTTAAAGACTTTTATTCCAAATTCAGTCACCAAACCGAAATCATTACTCCAGGATATCATTCTTTAAAACTAGATCGTTATCAAATAATTACAGAATTAACCAGCACACAAAGAGTTGGTTTTCATAGATATACTTTTCCTGTAAAAGCACAAAAAGCAGTTCTTTTTAATTTGAACACTATTTTAGGACCTTGCGAAAATACAAATGGGAAATTAGAAAAAAACAATGATTATGAACTTTCAGGATCATTAGTTTTGAGTACCAATTTTAGACGTCCAAAACCATTAACCGTATTTTTTAAAATTAGAACCAATGAGCCTATTACGGCTATAGAAAGAGATAATCTAACAGGAAATTATTTAGTTTATTTTAATAAAACAAAAGAACAATTATTGATGAAAGTGGGAATATCCTACACTTCAATTGAAAATGCCAATAACAATATAGAAACCGAATTACCAAATTGGGATTTTAATAAAACAGTTGATAATTCCAGAAATGAATGGAGTAATTTATTAGGAAGAATAAAAATAGAAGGCGGAACCGAAACCGATCAAAGAAGATTTTATACAGATCTTTGGCATGCCCTGCAAGGGAGAAAAATGATTAGTGATGCAAATGGATCCTATCCTGATAATACAGGGGAAAAATTCAGGGTGGGACATTTGCCTGTAAATGCAGATGGAAAACCAAAATTCAATCATTACAATTCAGATGCTTTTTGGGGTGCACAATGGACAATAAATAATCTTTGGGGACTTGTATATCCTGAAATTATGGAAGAATTTGTGTATTCGCTCATGCAATATTACAAAGACGGAGGCATTATTCCGCGCGGACCTTCAGGAGGAAATGATACTTACGTCATGACAGGAGCTTCTGCAACACCATTTATCGTAAGCGCCATTCAAAAAGGAATTGTAAAAGATGATTTAGAGGGAATTTATACCGCACTCAAAAAAAATCATATGCCAGGCGGTATTATGGAAAAAGCAGGATATGAACATAATACGAACATTGGAGGCGGATTAAAATATTATTTGCAAAAAGGATATGTACCTTATCCGCTTCCAGAAGGTAATTTCGGAAGCCATGAAGACGGTGCAAGCCAGACTTTAGAATACGCTTACCAAGATTGGACTTTGGCACAATTGGCTAAAAAATTAAATCATGAAGAAGATTATAAGTATTTCATGAAAAGAGCCCAAAACTATCAGAATATTTTTGATAGCAAAATAGGCTGGATGCGTCCGAAAAATGTAGAAGGAAAATGGCGAGAAAATTATGATCCGTATCAATATGAAAATGGATTTATAGAATCGAATGGAGCGCAGTCAACCTGGTTTGTGCCGCACGATATTGAAGGTCTGGCAGTTTTGATGGGAGGAAAAGAGAAAGCAGTCGTAAAATTGAATACTCAATTTGAAACCGCTAAAAAACAAAAGTATACTTCAGGTACATCGCACGATGCAGAATTACATCCAGAATTCAGTAGAATTCCTGTAAATTTTGGAAATCAGCCGTCTATGCAGACCTCTAATATTTTTACGGTTTTAGGAAGACCAGATCTAACACAGTATTGGACAAGAAACGTAGTAAAAGAAACTTTCAGTGGATTATCACCTTCAACGGGATATAATGGAGACGAAGATCAAGGATTAATGGGAAGTTTAAATGTTTTGCTCAAATTGGGTTTATTTCAAATGAATGGAGGAACAGACCAAGATGCTGTTTACCAGATAGGAAGCCCAATATTTAATAAAATTTCGATAGATTTAAATCCAAAGTATTATTCAGGGAAAACATTTGTAATTAAAGCAGCCAGCAACAGCAATGAAAATGTTTATATAAAAGACATAAAATACAACCATAAAGAAGTACAAAATTTTAATCTTTCACACCAAGATATTACCAGTGGAGGTGAGTTGATCTTAGAGATGGCTTCTCAACCAAACCCTTAA
- a CDS encoding alpha-N-acetylglucosaminidase, whose product MKKENFLNKKHGSLKRIVPFFMLLFFCVVKVYCKNEEKIESAQKVIERLIGNRASEFELSIIENKGNKLDWFEIETTNNKVKIKASNNTAVCYAAYNFLRDIGAVLVSWEGNRIHLPETWPKYSKKSETPFQYREYLNACTFGYTTPWWDWKRWEQEIDWMAMHGINLPTAMEGQEAVWQELWKEYGLTSNQLEAHFAGPAYLPWQRMGNINSLEGPLPKEWFSKKEELQKKILERMRALDMHPVVPAFSGYVPKAFAEKHTEAKITELKSWSGGGFASTFLLDSKDPLFKKIGKRFIEIYTQKYGASNFYLADSFNEIEPPVSENNKYEELSNYGSAIYETINEAAPGAVWVMQGWLFGDNKEFWTKEATSAFLSKVPNDRLMVQDYANDRYKVWENQEAFYGKQWTYGYVHNYGGSNPVYGDLNFYKNELTSLLQNPNRGNIVGYGAMPEGLNNNSIVYEYIYDLAWTKGEQPLNDWLTKYLHARYGQKHTQSIFQAWELLLESVYNVKYWETRWWNDRAGAYLLFKRPTATITEFKGNPGDKEKLKEALDILHKEAAKYDKKNFINYDLIDISRHYYSLCIDEDLMKCVKAYQQKDVIKGDQLFKKIEKQALEIDKMMSGQPLNSLDQWVKSASDYGSSAEVSKLYVKNAKTLITLWGGEGHLNDYASRSWQGMYKGFYWPRWKMFLEAFRKSVVNNTQFDESNERELIKNWEIKWTESN is encoded by the coding sequence ATGAAAAAAGAGAATTTTCTAAATAAAAAGCACGGTTCTTTAAAAAGAATTGTACCATTTTTTATGCTGCTGTTTTTTTGTGTAGTGAAAGTATACTGTAAAAATGAAGAAAAAATAGAAAGTGCCCAAAAGGTAATTGAAAGACTTATAGGTAATCGTGCCAGCGAGTTCGAATTAAGCATTATTGAAAACAAAGGGAATAAATTAGATTGGTTTGAAATTGAAACAACAAACAATAAAGTAAAAATAAAAGCATCAAATAATACTGCTGTCTGCTATGCTGCTTATAATTTTCTTAGGGATATAGGTGCAGTTTTAGTCAGCTGGGAAGGAAATAGAATTCATTTACCCGAGACATGGCCAAAATATTCTAAAAAGAGTGAGACACCATTTCAATATAGAGAATATTTAAATGCCTGTACTTTTGGTTATACGACACCATGGTGGGATTGGAAACGATGGGAACAAGAAATAGACTGGATGGCGATGCACGGAATAAATCTTCCTACCGCAATGGAAGGTCAGGAAGCAGTATGGCAGGAACTATGGAAAGAGTATGGCTTGACCAGCAATCAGTTAGAAGCCCATTTTGCAGGGCCAGCCTATCTGCCATGGCAGCGAATGGGGAATATTAATAGTCTAGAAGGACCATTGCCAAAAGAATGGTTTAGTAAAAAAGAAGAGCTGCAAAAGAAAATATTGGAAAGGATGAGAGCCTTAGACATGCATCCTGTTGTTCCTGCTTTTAGTGGTTATGTGCCTAAAGCTTTTGCCGAAAAACATACTGAGGCTAAAATAACAGAATTAAAATCTTGGTCGGGAGGCGGCTTTGCAAGCACTTTTCTATTAGATTCCAAAGATCCATTGTTTAAAAAAATAGGAAAACGTTTTATTGAAATTTATACCCAAAAGTATGGCGCATCTAATTTCTACTTAGCAGATTCTTTTAATGAAATTGAACCTCCTGTTTCTGAGAATAATAAATACGAAGAACTTTCTAATTACGGAAGTGCAATTTACGAAACTATTAATGAAGCAGCTCCTGGTGCAGTATGGGTAATGCAGGGATGGCTTTTTGGAGACAATAAAGAGTTTTGGACAAAAGAGGCAACCAGCGCATTTTTAAGCAAAGTTCCAAATGACAGATTGATGGTTCAGGATTATGCCAATGACAGGTATAAGGTATGGGAAAATCAAGAAGCTTTTTATGGTAAACAATGGACTTATGGTTATGTCCATAATTATGGAGGATCAAATCCTGTATATGGAGATTTAAATTTCTATAAAAATGAATTGACAAGTTTGCTGCAGAATCCAAATAGAGGAAATATTGTGGGTTATGGGGCAATGCCCGAAGGCTTAAATAATAATTCAATTGTTTATGAATACATATATGATCTTGCGTGGACTAAAGGAGAGCAGCCTCTTAATGACTGGCTGACTAAATATTTACATGCGAGATATGGACAAAAACATACTCAATCTATTTTTCAAGCTTGGGAACTATTACTAGAATCTGTTTATAATGTGAAATACTGGGAAACTCGCTGGTGGAATGATAGGGCTGGAGCGTATTTGTTATTTAAACGCCCAACGGCCACAATTACAGAATTTAAAGGAAATCCTGGAGATAAGGAAAAATTAAAAGAAGCTTTGGATATCCTTCACAAAGAAGCTGCAAAGTATGATAAAAAGAATTTCATTAACTACGATTTAATTGATATTTCAAGACATTATTATTCATTGTGTATTGATGAGGATTTAATGAAATGTGTAAAAGCGTATCAGCAGAAAGATGTTATCAAAGGAGACCAGCTTTTTAAAAAAATAGAAAAACAAGCTTTGGAGATTGATAAAATGATGTCTGGGCAGCCATTAAATAGTTTAGATCAATGGGTAAAATCGGCTTCTGATTACGGAAGTTCAGCAGAGGTTTCAAAATTATATGTAAAAAATGCAAAAACACTAATTACGCTTTGGGGTGGAGAAGGTCATTTGAATGATTATGCTTCCCGATCATGGCAGGGAATGTACAAAGGATTCTATTGGCCGAGATGGAAAATGTTTTTAGAAGCCTTTAGAAAATCAGTTGTAAACAATACTCAATTTGATGAATCTAATGAAAGAGAATTAATCAAAAATTGGGAAATTAAATGGACTGAAAGTAATTAA
- a CDS encoding TonB-dependent receptor, producing the protein MEKLKLLLLALCFGFSINTWAQKTEVSGVVLDDKGIPLPAANVLEKGTTNTVTTDFDGKFKISASNKNATLIFSFMGFDDQPVKLDGTKSNYTVKLQSTTTNLEQVVVVGYGKGSRKNLTTSVTSVKAEDLNRGAISDVGQLLQGKVSGLNISSSGDPTKTASVVLRGASTLNSSQGPFYVIDGIPGVDISVIAPDDIATIDVLKDAAATAIYGNRAANGVIMVTTKKGSKGRTQIAYNGYVGWEEVSNNLDMMNADQLRAFTTKNNLNFTPENDKGANTNWQKEILRAGRAASSSHNLSMSGGGDHGNYTASITSLNKEGVMLKSDFSRIIARLSVEQFAFDDKVKFGLNVTNSSTKYQNVPQRNTVLLQAASYLPVSPVRNADGSYFENFVSPGYFNPVALIEHGTDETKTDNLVGNLTAEVKLPFGITYNLNLAHQRLTASHGEFYDSYYSQYNSANFYNNPDPPLTKSLVNFGVNGSALRNSYETRNNIIESFFTWDKSIGEHKIKAVLGYSWQENTLGDGFQATTTNFPVDNVGYNNLALSNYTSVNGYVVNFGDSKAYQKTRLISYFGRLNYNYKDKYLLQGSLRRDGGSMFGANNQWGYFPSVGGAWRLDKESFMQNQSFFSDLKIRGSWGVTGNSSGFNAYTAQFISGSLGTFYYNGQQIGAYGPNQAANPDLKWEKTATSNIGVDFAILKGKVTGSVDLYNKKTTDMIFNYNVNPVLVPVGTIVANGGTMSNKGIEVSLSTTPVKTANFSWTTNLNLSHNKNEIVKLTSPFFVGGDSIRRVQPDGGGQTGSTLQIFKEGKPLGQFFTLKYAGKNAAGVSQYYDKNGDLTTTPQIGVDYHYAGSAQPKLLVGWANNFQYKKFDLSIFFRGVFGNKIFNATRADLFRPSTAMTNNILVDAGNESPNDLNSYKYSDRFIEDGSYVRLDNMTLGYNFGKVGKYIQSVRIYQTINNVFVITKYTGIDPEVEQGGTAPGVDSNNFYPKTRTYMFGLNVIF; encoded by the coding sequence ATGGAAAAACTTAAACTTTTATTATTAGCCCTTTGCTTTGGCTTCTCAATTAATACCTGGGCACAAAAAACAGAAGTGTCCGGTGTAGTTTTAGATGACAAAGGCATTCCACTGCCAGCCGCCAATGTACTAGAGAAAGGTACAACGAATACAGTAACAACAGATTTTGATGGGAAATTTAAAATTTCAGCTTCAAACAAAAATGCGACACTTATATTTTCCTTTATGGGATTTGATGATCAACCGGTAAAATTAGACGGGACAAAATCAAATTATACGGTTAAATTACAGTCAACAACAACTAACTTAGAACAAGTAGTAGTTGTAGGTTACGGAAAAGGATCTCGAAAAAACCTTACTACTTCTGTAACTTCTGTAAAAGCCGAAGATTTAAACCGAGGAGCAATCAGTGACGTGGGACAGCTTTTGCAGGGTAAAGTTTCTGGTTTGAACATTTCCTCTAGTGGTGACCCAACTAAGACAGCATCTGTAGTTTTGCGTGGAGCATCAACATTAAATAGTTCTCAAGGACCATTTTATGTAATAGATGGAATTCCAGGAGTCGATATTTCTGTAATTGCTCCAGATGACATTGCAACAATTGACGTTTTAAAAGATGCTGCCGCAACAGCAATCTACGGTAACCGTGCGGCAAATGGTGTTATCATGGTAACCACAAAAAAAGGAAGTAAGGGCAGAACGCAAATTGCATACAATGGTTATGTGGGCTGGGAAGAAGTTTCAAATAATCTGGACATGATGAATGCAGATCAGCTGAGAGCTTTTACAACTAAAAACAATTTGAATTTTACTCCAGAAAATGATAAAGGCGCTAACACTAACTGGCAGAAAGAAATTTTAAGAGCAGGACGTGCGGCATCAAGCAGTCATAACTTGTCTATGAGCGGCGGAGGCGATCATGGAAACTATACCGCAAGTATTACTTCTCTTAACAAAGAAGGAGTAATGTTGAAAAGTGATTTTTCTCGTATCATTGCTCGTTTGTCAGTCGAACAATTTGCTTTTGATGATAAGGTTAAATTTGGTCTGAATGTTACTAATTCTAGTACCAAATATCAAAATGTACCACAGCGTAATACTGTTCTTTTACAAGCAGCAAGTTATCTTCCTGTTTCGCCAGTAAGAAATGCTGATGGAAGTTATTTTGAAAATTTTGTCAGCCCCGGATATTTCAACCCTGTAGCTTTAATCGAGCATGGCACTGACGAAACTAAAACGGATAACCTTGTTGGGAATCTTACTGCAGAAGTAAAATTACCATTTGGAATTACTTATAATTTGAATTTAGCACATCAAAGATTAACTGCATCTCATGGAGAATTTTATGACAGTTATTATTCACAATACAATAGTGCCAACTTCTACAACAATCCAGATCCTCCTTTGACAAAATCTTTAGTAAATTTTGGTGTAAATGGTTCTGCATTGAGAAATTCTTATGAAACAAGAAACAATATTATTGAGAGCTTCTTTACTTGGGACAAGTCAATAGGAGAGCACAAAATAAAAGCGGTTTTAGGGTATTCTTGGCAAGAAAACACTTTAGGTGATGGTTTTCAAGCTACAACAACAAACTTTCCTGTAGACAATGTTGGATATAATAACCTTGCTTTAAGTAATTACACTTCTGTTAATGGGTATGTAGTAAATTTTGGAGATAGTAAAGCATATCAAAAAACACGTTTGATCTCATATTTTGGACGTTTAAATTATAACTATAAAGATAAATATCTTTTACAAGGATCTCTTAGAAGAGATGGAGGCTCTATGTTTGGAGCAAATAACCAGTGGGGATATTTTCCTTCTGTCGGTGGTGCTTGGAGATTAGACAAAGAAAGTTTTATGCAGAATCAAAGCTTTTTTAGTGATTTGAAAATCCGCGGAAGCTGGGGGGTAACTGGAAACTCTTCTGGATTTAATGCTTACACAGCTCAATTTATTTCTGGAAGTTTAGGAACTTTCTATTATAACGGACAACAAATTGGAGCTTACGGGCCTAACCAAGCCGCTAACCCAGATTTGAAATGGGAAAAAACAGCTACTTCAAATATTGGAGTTGACTTCGCTATCTTAAAAGGAAAAGTTACAGGTTCTGTTGATTTATATAATAAAAAAACAACAGACATGATTTTCAATTATAATGTTAATCCTGTACTTGTGCCAGTAGGGACAATTGTAGCAAACGGTGGTACAATGTCTAATAAAGGTATTGAGGTTAGTTTAAGCACAACTCCAGTTAAAACAGCAAATTTCAGCTGGACAACTAATCTGAATTTGTCACATAATAAGAATGAAATCGTAAAATTAACCAGTCCATTCTTTGTTGGAGGTGATTCCATTCGTCGTGTGCAGCCAGACGGTGGGGGACAAACAGGAAGTACATTACAAATCTTTAAAGAAGGAAAACCTTTAGGACAATTCTTTACATTGAAATATGCAGGAAAAAATGCTGCAGGAGTTTCACAATACTATGATAAAAATGGTGATTTAACTACTACACCTCAAATTGGAGTAGATTATCATTATGCAGGAAGCGCACAACCAAAATTATTGGTAGGATGGGCAAATAATTTTCAATACAAAAAATTTGATTTAAGTATTTTCTTCAGAGGAGTATTTGGTAATAAAATTTTCAATGCAACTCGTGCCGATTTATTCAGGCCAAGCACCGCAATGACCAATAATATTTTAGTTGATGCAGGAAATGAATCACCAAATGACTTAAACTCTTACAAGTATTCAGACCGTTTTATAGAAGACGGCAGTTACGTAAGATTAGACAACATGACTTTAGGATATAATTTTGGTAAGGTGGGCAAATACATACAAAGCGTACGTATTTACCAAACAATAAATAACGTATTTGTTATTACCAAATATACAGGAATTGATCCGGAAGTAGAACAAGGAGGAACAGCTCCTGGTGTAGATTCAAATAATTTCTATCCAAAAACCAGAACTTATATGTTTGGTTTAAATGTGATCTTCTAA